From a single Fusobacterium pseudoperiodonticum genomic region:
- a CDS encoding biotin/lipoyl-containing protein, with protein MKYVVTVNGKKFEVEVEKVGGAGKSLSRQPAERRETVKSEPVVETKAAVAPAPVEAAPAATTTGGTTITSPMPGTILDVKVNVGDKVKFGQTLAILEAMKMENDIPATGDGEVAEIRVKKGDAVETDAVLIVLK; from the coding sequence ATGAAATACGTAGTAACAGTAAATGGTAAAAAATTTGAGGTTGAAGTTGAAAAAGTTGGAGGAGCAGGAAAATCATTATCTCGTCAACCTGCTGAAAGAAGAGAAACAGTAAAATCAGAACCAGTTGTAGAAACTAAGGCAGCTGTAGCTCCAGCTCCAGTTGAAGCAGCTCCAGCAGCAACTACTACTGGTGGAACTACAATAACAAGTCCAATGCCTGGAACAATTTTAGATGTTAAAGTAAATGTAGGAGATAAAGTTAAATTTGGACAAACTCTTGCAATACTAGAAGCAATGAAAATGGAAAATGATATTCCAGCAACAGGAGATGGAGAAGTTGCTGAAATAAGAGTTAAAAAAGGAGACGCAGTAGAAACTGATGCAGTTTTAATAGTTTTAAAATAA
- a CDS encoding OadG family protein yields MWTSNTMTLSESIITFLIGFSIVFAALIALALFIIVSSKVINALVKEEEVVAPKPVANVSNNNANTASAKAVAEKDNQEAENLAVIISAISEELREPVENFTIVSVTEI; encoded by the coding sequence ATGTGGACATCTAATACTATGACTTTGTCAGAAAGTATTATAACTTTCTTGATAGGATTCTCAATAGTTTTTGCTGCTTTGATAGCATTAGCACTATTCATTATCGTATCATCTAAAGTTATAAATGCTCTAGTCAAAGAGGAAGAAGTAGTAGCACCAAAGCCTGTTGCTAATGTTTCAAATAACAATGCAAACACAGCTAGTGCTAAAGCGGTTGCTGAAAAAGACAACCAAGAAGCTGAAAATTTAGCGGTTATAATCTCAGCTATTAGTGAAGAACTGAGAGAACCTGTTGAGAATTTCACTATCGTTAGTGTAACAGAAATTTAA
- a CDS encoding BglG family transcription antiterminator — protein sequence MLKKQHFEILKIIENERKLSKVAELLNLTERSVRYKIHEINEELGSKKIEIKKREFFSSITENDMDKLFDNIEENNYIYSQKEREELIILYTLMKKDNFLLKELADKLSTSKSTIRNDLKNLKKILLKYNIKLLQDDKLKYYFDYSEEDYRYFIAIYLYKYVSFDKKYDKIFFADLSYFRKIIYKEIKEEYINEIDSISKRIKKAKLDFMDETLNILVILMLISKKREEKNSNLILDNIEILEKREEYSQLKKNFSDFSNTNLLFFTDYLFKISRDEKDVFIKFRNWLDITVAVIKIVRAFEIESKTNLKNMDVFLDEIFYYIKPLIFRTRRKIKLKNSILRDVENLYPSIFNFLKKNFYYLEDIIEEKVSEEEIAYLVPFFHKALQNNNKMNKKAVLVTTYKENIALFLKEDIETEFLVDIDKILTLKNFEQIKDQLNDYDYILTTFNVEEDFMKEIKLAKVIELNPILTEKDIKKLEDSGLVKNKKIKMTNLLKVILENSSEVNVKNLIHSLDEAFPEKIYNDIDKNKFSIANFLKEENIFRTNLDSFEKILNKFFSLSFLQKNDINDIINKALNNNFYTYLGLKTAIIFHKFNTKNKQDSMIIAVNEKELYINSQKINTIILINSTCEIKYRAIIYNFVKLFFQNNNFNFNEQTDIYNFLITMDN from the coding sequence ATGCTAAAAAAACAGCATTTTGAAATATTAAAAATCATTGAAAATGAAAGGAAATTATCAAAGGTAGCAGAACTTCTAAATTTAACTGAAAGAAGTGTTCGTTATAAAATTCATGAAATCAATGAAGAGTTAGGTTCAAAAAAAATTGAAATAAAAAAAAGAGAATTTTTTTCTTCAATAACTGAAAATGACATGGATAAACTTTTTGATAATATTGAAGAGAATAACTATATTTATAGTCAAAAAGAAAGAGAAGAATTAATAATACTCTATACTTTAATGAAAAAGGATAACTTTTTATTAAAAGAATTAGCTGATAAATTAAGTACAAGTAAATCTACTATAAGAAATGATTTGAAGAATTTAAAGAAAATATTATTGAAGTACAATATTAAACTGCTTCAAGACGATAAGCTAAAATACTATTTTGACTATTCTGAGGAAGATTATAGATATTTTATAGCTATTTATCTTTATAAGTATGTAAGTTTTGATAAAAAGTATGACAAAATATTTTTTGCAGATCTTAGTTATTTTAGGAAGATAATATACAAGGAAATTAAAGAAGAATATATAAATGAAATAGATTCTATTTCTAAAAGAATTAAAAAAGCTAAACTTGATTTTATGGATGAAACATTAAATATTTTAGTTATTTTAATGCTTATTTCAAAAAAAAGAGAAGAAAAAAATTCAAATTTAATTCTTGATAATATAGAAATTTTAGAAAAAAGAGAAGAGTACAGTCAACTAAAGAAAAATTTTTCAGATTTTAGCAATACTAATTTGCTTTTCTTTACAGATTATTTATTTAAAATCAGTAGAGATGAAAAAGATGTTTTCATAAAATTTAGAAATTGGTTAGATATTACTGTAGCTGTTATAAAAATAGTAAGAGCTTTTGAAATAGAAAGTAAGACTAATTTAAAAAATATGGATGTCTTTTTAGATGAGATATTTTACTATATAAAGCCTTTAATTTTTAGAACTAGGAGAAAAATAAAGCTTAAAAATTCAATACTAAGAGATGTAGAGAATTTATATCCATCGATATTTAATTTTTTGAAAAAGAATTTCTATTATTTGGAGGATATTATAGAAGAAAAAGTTTCTGAAGAAGAGATTGCGTATTTAGTACCTTTTTTTCATAAAGCTCTACAAAATAATAATAAAATGAATAAAAAGGCTGTCTTAGTAACTACTTATAAAGAAAATATAGCACTCTTCTTAAAAGAAGATATAGAAACTGAATTTTTGGTTGATATAGATAAGATACTTACTTTGAAAAACTTTGAGCAAATAAAAGATCAGTTAAATGACTATGATTATATTCTTACAACATTCAATGTAGAAGAAGATTTTATGAAAGAAATTAAACTAGCTAAAGTTATAGAGTTAAATCCTATATTAACAGAAAAGGATATAAAGAAACTTGAAGATTCAGGTCTTGTAAAAAATAAAAAAATAAAGATGACTAATTTATTAAAAGTAATTTTAGAAAATTCATCAGAAGTTAATGTGAAAAATCTTATACATAGTTTAGATGAGGCATTTCCTGAAAAAATTTATAATGATATTGATAAAAATAAATTTTCCATAGCTAACTTTTTGAAAGAAGAAAATATTTTTAGAACGAATTTAGATTCTTTTGAAAAAATACTAAATAAATTTTTTAGCTTATCTTTCTTGCAAAAAAATGATATTAATGATATTATAAATAAAGCATTAAATAATAATTTTTACACATATTTAGGACTTAAAACAGCAATAATTTTTCATAAATTTAATACTAAAAATAAGCAAGATAGTATGATAATTGCAGTAAATGAAAAAGAATTATACATAAATTCTCAAAAAATTAATACAATTATATTAATAAATTCAACTTGTGAAATAAAATATAGAGCAATTATTTATAATTTTGTGAAGTTGTTTTTTCAAAATAATAACTTTAATTTTAATGAACAAACAGATATCTATAATTTTTTAATAACGATGGATAATTAA
- a CDS encoding MATE family efflux transporter, which produces MDSIGNVGKKNLISLIIPIFFELLLVTIVGNIDTIMLGYYSDEAVGAIGGITQLLNIQNVIFSFINMATAILTAQFLGAKDYKRVKQVISVSLVLNVLLGLILGGIYLFFWESLLQKINLPAELIGIGKYYFQMVGGLCILQGIILSCGAILKSHGRPTETLIINVGVNILNIIGNAFFIFGWLGMPVLGPTGVGISTVISRGIGCVAAFYMMCKYCNFTFKKKYIKPFPFKIVKNILSIGLPTAGENLAWNVGQLMIVAMVNTMGTTIIASRTYLMLISSFTMTLSIALGQGTAIQVGHLVGAGEIKEVYHKCLKSLKIAFIFAFVTTSLVFLFRKPIMSIFTTNPDILKASLKIFPLMILLEMGRVFNIVIINSLHAAGDIKFPMFMGITCVFAVAVLFSYLFGISLGWGLAGIWLANAMDEWIRGLAMYFRWKSKKWQNKSFV; this is translated from the coding sequence ATGGATAGTATTGGTAATGTCGGTAAAAAGAATTTAATCTCTTTAATAATTCCGATATTCTTTGAATTGTTATTGGTAACAATTGTAGGTAATATAGATACAATAATGCTTGGTTACTACAGTGACGAAGCAGTAGGGGCAATAGGTGGAATAACTCAATTACTAAATATTCAGAATGTAATATTTAGTTTTATTAATATGGCAACAGCAATTTTAACAGCACAATTTTTAGGAGCAAAGGATTATAAAAGAGTCAAACAAGTTATAAGTGTTTCGTTAGTTCTTAATGTTTTATTAGGATTAATTTTAGGTGGAATTTATTTATTTTTTTGGGAAAGTTTACTTCAAAAAATAAATCTTCCAGCTGAGCTAATTGGAATAGGAAAATATTATTTTCAAATGGTGGGAGGACTTTGTATACTTCAAGGTATAATTTTATCTTGTGGAGCTATACTTAAGAGCCATGGAAGACCAACAGAGACTCTTATTATTAATGTAGGGGTAAATATTTTAAATATTATAGGTAATGCTTTCTTTATTTTTGGTTGGTTAGGAATGCCTGTTCTAGGGCCAACAGGTGTTGGAATTTCAACAGTTATATCAAGAGGAATAGGTTGTGTGGCAGCGTTTTATATGATGTGTAAATATTGTAATTTTACTTTTAAAAAGAAATACATAAAACCCTTCCCATTTAAAATAGTGAAAAATATTTTATCAATAGGTTTACCTACTGCAGGTGAAAACTTAGCTTGGAATGTAGGACAACTTATGATAGTTGCTATGGTAAATACTATGGGAACAACTATTATTGCTTCACGTACATATTTAATGCTTATAAGTAGTTTTACTATGACTTTATCAATAGCATTGGGTCAAGGAACAGCAATACAAGTTGGACACTTAGTTGGAGCAGGTGAAATAAAAGAAGTTTATCATAAATGTTTAAAAAGTTTGAAAATTGCTTTTATATTTGCCTTTGTTACAACTTCTTTAGTTTTTCTTTTCAGAAAGCCAATTATGAGTATTTTTACGACTAATCCAGATATTTTAAAAGCCTCACTTAAAATATTCCCTTTAATGATTCTATTAGAAATGGGAAGAGTATTTAATATTGTTATAATAAATTCACTTCATGCAGCAGGAGATATAAAATTTCCTATGTTTATGGGAATAACTTGTGTATTTGCAGTGGCAGTTTTATTCTCATATCTATTTGGTATTTCTCTTGGATGGGGACTAGCTGGAATATGGCTAGCAAATGCAATGGATGAATGGATTAGAGGACTTGCAATGTACTTTAGATGGAAAAGTAAAAAATGGCAAAATAAAAGTTTTGTGTAG
- the metF gene encoding methylenetetrahydrofolate reductase [NAD(P)H] has protein sequence MKIADIYKGKSLTTSFEVFPPNDKVGLEQVYNCLDVLSLEKPDYISVTYGAGGNTKGRTVEIANRIKNQNGVESVAHLTCIGAKKEEIDRVLEDLEKHNIENILALRGDYPVDRELEVGDFSYARDLINYIHEKKGDKFSIGAAYYVEGHRETNDLLDLFHLKEKVNAGVDFLISQIFLDNEFFYSFRDKLEKLQINVPLVAGIMPVTNAKQIKKITSLCSCTIPKKFLKILEKYEDNPSALREAGLAYAIEQVVDLVASDINGIHLYTMNRPETAKKIIDATGIIRK, from the coding sequence ATGAAAATAGCAGATATTTATAAAGGGAAAAGTTTAACTACATCATTTGAGGTATTCCCTCCTAATGATAAAGTTGGTTTAGAACAAGTTTATAATTGCTTAGATGTATTATCTTTAGAAAAACCTGATTATATAAGTGTTACTTATGGAGCAGGAGGAAATACTAAAGGAAGAACTGTTGAAATAGCAAATAGAATAAAAAATCAAAATGGAGTAGAATCAGTTGCTCACTTAACTTGTATTGGAGCTAAAAAAGAAGAAATAGATAGAGTATTGGAAGATTTAGAAAAACATAATATTGAAAATATTCTTGCTTTAAGAGGTGACTATCCTGTTGATAGAGAATTAGAAGTAGGGGATTTCAGTTACGCTAGAGATTTAATAAACTATATCCATGAAAAGAAAGGTGATAAATTTTCAATAGGTGCTGCATACTATGTTGAAGGACATAGAGAAACTAATGACCTATTAGATTTATTTCATTTAAAAGAAAAAGTTAATGCAGGAGTGGATTTTTTAATTTCTCAAATTTTCTTAGATAATGAATTCTTCTATTCATTTAGAGATAAATTAGAAAAATTACAAATTAATGTTCCACTAGTTGCAGGAATTATGCCAGTAACTAATGCTAAACAAATAAAAAAAATAACTTCTTTATGTTCTTGTACTATACCTAAAAAATTCTTAAAGATTTTAGAAAAATATGAAGATAACCCTTCAGCATTAAGAGAAGCTGGGCTTGCTTATGCAATAGAACAAGTAGTTGATTTAGTTGCTTCTGATATCAATGGTATACATTTATACACAATGAATAGACCAGAAACTGCTAAAAAAATAATAGATGCAACAGGAATTATAAGAAAATAA
- a CDS encoding homocysteine S-methyltransferase family protein, with the protein MFEFEKELRERILVLDGAMGTVLQKYELTPEDFNGAKGCYEVLNETRPDIIFEVHKKYIEAGADIIETNSFNCNAISLKDYHLEDKVYDLAKKSAEIARDAVKQSGKKVYVFGSVGPTNKSLSFPVGDIPYKRAVSFDEMKEVIKVQVAGLIDGGVDGILLETIFDGLTAKAALLATEEVFEEKNVKLPISISATVNRQGKLLTGQSMESLIVALDRDSVTSFGFNCSFGAKDLVPLILKIKELTTKFVSLHANAGLPNQNGDYVETAQKMRDDLLPLIENQAINILGGCCGTNYDHIRAIAELVKGQKPRILPEENLLETCLSGNEIYNFNDKFTCVGERNNISGSKLFRTMIEEHNYLKALEVARQQIDAGAKVLDINVDDGILDSVEEMKNFLRVLQNDSFIAKVPIMIDSSDFAVIEEGLKNTSGKAIVNSISLKEGTEEFLRKAKIIRKFGASIIVMAFDEKGQGVSAERKIEICQRAYDLLKSIGVKNSDIVFDPNILSVGTGQEADRYHAREFIKTIDYIHENLKGCGVVGGLSNLSFAFRGNNVLRAAFHHIFLEEAVPRGFNFAILNPKEKAPQWTDDEREKIKSFIFGESTDMEALLSLNLIKRKEEAQIFAETPEDKIRKALIQGGSESLQEVIGDLLKKYKALEILENILMSAMQEIGRLFEQGELYLPQLIRSASVMNNCVDILTPYLDKVDKASSKGKILMATVDGDVHDIGKNIVGTVLECNGYEVIDLGVMVPRDKIVEKAKEINADVVTLSGLISPSLKEMERVADLFQKVGMQVPVLIAGAATSKLHTGLKVLPNYDYSLHVTDAMDTITVVSQLLSTKRKDFLETKQNQLRKIAKRYIDNNNGTEEKKVFPEVKKTVSYIPKVLGKQFLSLPVEIFKDTLKWDIALYALRVKNTPEEEKTLNDLKKIYEKLIEEKVEFRAAYGYFRCKKTETFLEMEGMTFEVSPNLAQYIEKEDYVGGFVISVGSKIFKDDKYLGLLETLLCNAIAETASEYMETRVSEDIVPTFLRPAVGYPILPDHSLKKVVFDLIDGERTGAKLSPAFAMTPLSTVCGFYLCNDNAKY; encoded by the coding sequence ATGTTTGAGTTTGAAAAAGAGCTAAGAGAAAGAATATTAGTTTTAGATGGAGCAATGGGTACAGTTTTACAAAAATATGAATTAACTCCTGAAGATTTTAATGGAGCAAAAGGTTGTTATGAAGTATTAAATGAAACTAGACCTGATATAATTTTTGAAGTACATAAAAAATACATAGAAGCTGGAGCAGATATAATTGAAACTAATAGTTTTAACTGTAATGCTATTTCACTAAAAGATTATCATTTAGAAGATAAAGTTTATGACTTAGCAAAAAAGTCAGCAGAAATTGCAAGAGATGCAGTTAAACAAAGTGGTAAAAAGGTTTATGTCTTTGGTTCTGTTGGACCTACAAATAAAAGCTTATCTTTTCCTGTAGGAGATATACCTTATAAAAGAGCAGTTAGTTTTGATGAAATGAAAGAAGTTATAAAAGTTCAAGTTGCAGGACTTATAGATGGTGGAGTAGATGGAATTCTATTAGAAACTATCTTTGATGGATTAACTGCAAAGGCAGCTTTACTTGCAACAGAAGAAGTTTTTGAAGAAAAGAATGTAAAATTACCAATTTCTATTTCAGCTACTGTAAATAGACAAGGAAAGTTATTAACAGGACAAAGTATGGAATCTTTAATTGTTGCTTTAGATAGAGATTCTGTAACTTCATTTGGATTTAACTGTTCATTTGGAGCTAAAGATTTAGTACCTCTTATTTTAAAAATAAAAGAATTAACAACAAAATTTGTATCATTACATGCTAATGCAGGTCTACCTAATCAAAATGGAGATTATGTTGAAACTGCTCAAAAGATGAGAGATGATCTTCTACCTCTTATAGAAAATCAAGCTATAAATATTCTAGGTGGTTGTTGTGGTACAAACTATGATCATATAAGAGCAATAGCAGAATTAGTAAAAGGGCAAAAACCAAGAATTTTACCTGAAGAAAATTTATTAGAAACTTGTTTATCTGGAAATGAAATATATAACTTTAATGATAAGTTTACTTGTGTTGGTGAAAGAAACAATATATCAGGTTCAAAATTATTTAGAACAATGATAGAAGAACATAACTATTTAAAAGCTCTTGAAGTTGCAAGACAACAAATAGATGCAGGAGCAAAAGTTTTAGATATAAACGTTGATGATGGAATTTTAGATTCCGTTGAAGAAATGAAAAACTTTTTAAGAGTTTTACAAAATGATAGTTTTATAGCAAAAGTCCCTATTATGATAGATTCATCTGATTTTGCTGTTATTGAAGAAGGACTTAAAAATACTTCTGGTAAAGCAATTGTAAACTCTATCAGTTTAAAAGAAGGTACTGAAGAATTTTTAAGAAAAGCTAAAATCATTAGAAAGTTTGGAGCCTCAATAATAGTAATGGCTTTTGATGAAAAAGGACAAGGTGTCAGTGCTGAAAGAAAAATTGAAATATGTCAAAGAGCTTATGATTTACTAAAGAGTATAGGAGTTAAAAACTCTGATATAGTATTTGACCCTAATATTCTAAGTGTTGGAACAGGGCAAGAAGCTGACCGTTACCATGCAAGAGAGTTTATTAAAACTATTGATTACATCCATGAAAATTTAAAAGGTTGTGGAGTAGTTGGTGGATTAAGTAACCTATCATTTGCTTTTAGAGGAAATAATGTACTAAGAGCAGCATTTCACCATATTTTCTTAGAAGAAGCTGTACCAAGAGGATTTAATTTTGCTATCTTAAATCCAAAAGAAAAAGCACCTCAATGGACAGATGATGAAAGAGAAAAGATTAAATCTTTCATATTTGGTGAAAGTACTGACATGGAAGCTCTACTTTCTTTAAATTTAATTAAAAGAAAAGAAGAAGCTCAAATTTTTGCTGAAACACCTGAAGATAAAATTAGAAAAGCTTTAATTCAAGGTGGAAGTGAATCTTTACAAGAAGTTATAGGAGATTTATTAAAGAAATATAAAGCTCTTGAAATTTTAGAAAATATATTGATGTCTGCAATGCAAGAAATAGGAAGACTATTTGAACAAGGAGAACTTTACTTACCACAACTTATTCGTTCAGCTTCTGTTATGAATAACTGTGTTGACATTTTAACTCCGTATCTAGATAAAGTTGATAAAGCTTCATCAAAAGGTAAGATTCTAATGGCTACTGTTGATGGAGATGTACATGATATAGGTAAAAATATAGTTGGAACTGTTTTAGAATGTAATGGATACGAAGTTATAGACTTAGGAGTTATGGTTCCAAGAGATAAAATTGTTGAAAAAGCAAAAGAAATAAATGCAGATGTTGTAACTTTAAGTGGGCTTATAAGTCCTTCTCTAAAAGAAATGGAAAGAGTTGCAGATTTATTCCAAAAAGTTGGAATGCAAGTTCCCGTATTAATTGCAGGAGCTGCAACTTCTAAACTACATACAGGATTAAAAGTTTTACCTAATTACGATTATTCTTTACATGTTACAGATGCTATGGATACTATAACAGTAGTTTCTCAACTTTTATCAACAAAGAGAAAAGATTTTCTTGAAACAAAACAAAATCAACTTCGTAAGATAGCTAAGAGATATATAGATAACAATAATGGAACTGAAGAGAAAAAAGTTTTCCCTGAAGTTAAGAAGACTGTTAGCTATATTCCTAAAGTTTTAGGAAAACAATTCCTATCTCTACCTGTTGAAATATTTAAAGATACTTTAAAATGGGATATTGCTCTATATGCTTTAAGAGTTAAAAATACTCCTGAAGAAGAAAAAACTTTAAATGACTTAAAGAAAATCTATGAAAAATTAATAGAAGAAAAAGTTGAATTTAGAGCAGCTTATGGATATTTTAGATGCAAGAAGACTGAAACTTTCTTAGAAATGGAAGGAATGACTTTTGAAGTTTCTCCTAATCTTGCTCAATATATAGAAAAAGAAGATTATGTTGGAGGCTTTGTAATTTCAGTTGGAAGTAAAATCTTTAAAGATGATAAGTATTTAGGTTTACTTGAAACTTTACTTTGCAATGCCATAGCAGAAACGGCTTCTGAATATATGGAAACAAGAGTATCTGAGGATATAGTACCAACATTCTTAAGACCAGCTGTTGGTTATCCAATTTTACCGGACCACTCATTGAAAAAAGTTGTTTTTGACTTAATTGATGGTGAAAGAACAGGAGCAAAACTGAGTCCTGCCTTTGCAATGACACCATTAAGTACAGTTTGTGGTTTCTATTTATGCAATGATAATGCTAAATATTAA
- a CDS encoding formylglycine-generating enzyme family protein, giving the protein MELQNFKDEYMVEVKGGIYKPSFEEIEKMVFDIEVSKYLVTKKMWLDVMGDITLETERNNEPAENITWWKALEFCNKLSEKYGLEPVYDLSKSKQGILAIRELKGKTIKTVDPKMANFKNTEGFRLATEIEWEWFARGGQVAIEQGTFDYKYSGSDNIDEVAWYVENSNYLIQDVGLKMPNQLGLFDCSGNIWEWCYDTEEMENIKSLHFNFDPSSAYRRIRGGSWLHSAESCATLYRIFETTAYVVLNTGFRIVRTI; this is encoded by the coding sequence ATGGAACTACAAAATTTTAAAGATGAATATATGGTAGAAGTTAAGGGTGGAATATATAAACCTTCTTTTGAAGAGATAGAAAAAATGGTTTTTGACATAGAGGTATCTAAATATCTTGTGACAAAAAAGATGTGGTTGGATGTAATGGGAGATATTACTTTAGAAACTGAGAGAAATAATGAACCTGCTGAGAATATCACTTGGTGGAAAGCATTAGAATTTTGTAACAAGTTAAGTGAAAAATATGGTTTAGAACCTGTCTACGATCTAAGTAAAAGTAAGCAAGGAATATTAGCAATAAGAGAATTAAAAGGAAAAACTATTAAAACTGTTGATCCTAAAATGGCAAATTTTAAAAATACAGAAGGTTTTAGATTAGCTACTGAAATTGAATGGGAATGGTTTGCAAGAGGTGGACAAGTTGCTATAGAACAAGGAACTTTTGACTATAAATACTCAGGAAGTGACAATATTGATGAAGTAGCTTGGTATGTTGAGAATTCTAATTATCTTATACAAGATGTAGGCTTAAAAATGCCAAATCAATTAGGACTTTTTGATTGTAGTGGTAATATATGGGAATGGTGTTATGACACAGAAGAAATGGAAAATATAAAATCATTACATTTTAATTTTGACCCTTCCAGTGCATATAGAAGAATTAGAGGAGGTTCATGGCTTCATTCAGCTGAAAGTTGTGCTACTCTTTATCGGATTTTTGAAACTACTGCTTATGTTGTATTGAATACTGGATTTCGTATTGTTAGAACAATTTAA
- a CDS encoding formylglycine-generating enzyme family protein, translated as MENKEIELKNFEDEYMIKVKGGKYIPSFSNELKEVFDIEVCKYPTTQLMWLEIMENNPSEVKALYKPVETVNWWQALEFCNKLSEKYGLEPVYELSKSLEETLMIKELGGKIVSPDKANFENTKGFRLPTEIEWEWFASGGQKAIEQGTFEYKYSGSNNIDEVAWYLGNSDFKNNDVSIKEVGLKKPNQLGLFDCSGNIWEWCYDTTGKIENGKLYTYKTFEPYNIYRRIKGGSGAYSAKSSLITNRSETIATYSYKNFGFRIVRTINF; from the coding sequence GTGGAAAATAAAGAGATAGAGCTAAAAAATTTTGAAGATGAATATATGATAAAAGTTAAAGGTGGAAAATATATCCCTTCTTTTTCAAATGAATTAAAGGAAGTTTTTGATATAGAAGTATGTAAATACCCTACAACTCAATTAATGTGGTTAGAAATTATGGAAAATAATCCCTCAGAGGTTAAAGCATTATATAAGCCTGTTGAAACTGTTAATTGGTGGCAAGCACTAGAATTCTGTAATAAACTAAGTGAAAAATATGGTTTAGAACCTGTATATGAATTGAGTAAAAGTTTAGAAGAAACATTAATGATAAAAGAATTGGGTGGAAAAATAGTAAGTCCTGATAAAGCAAACTTTGAAAATACGAAAGGTTTTAGATTACCTACAGAAATAGAATGGGAATGGTTTGCAAGTGGAGGACAAAAAGCAATAGAACAAGGGACTTTTGAATATAAATATTCAGGAAGTAATAATATAGATGAAGTAGCTTGGTATCTTGGCAATTCAGATTTTAAAAATAATGATGTCTCAATAAAAGAGGTAGGATTAAAAAAGCCAAATCAGCTAGGGCTTTTTGATTGCAGTGGTAATATATGGGAATGGTGTTATGATACAACTGGTAAGATAGAAAATGGAAAACTATACACATATAAAACTTTTGAGCCTTATAATATATATAGAAGAATTAAAGGTGGTTCAGGAGCTTACTCTGCTAAAAGTTCTCTCATCACTAATAGAAGTGAAACTATAGCTACTTATTCTTATAAAAATTTTGGATTTCGTATTGTAAGAACTATTAACTTTTAA
- a CDS encoding ABC transporter substrate-binding protein, which produces MKKLILLISFILFSFTSFAVKIENNEIVDKYGNKIEAREYKRIIVTDPGVIEILFKIGGEKSIVAIGKTTKSKIYPYEKVEKLQSIGSISNLNLEKIVEYKPDLVVVSSMMLKNVESIKKLGYKVIVSNASNLNEILELISVVGVISGRKNEAEDLRKVSSLKLEKIIKENHKKSSNLKGAILFSTSPMTAFSDDSLPGDVLKHLGVTNIASNVPGQRPILSPEYILKENPDFLAGAMSLDSPQQIIEASNVIAKTKAGKNKNIFILDSSLMLRSSYRIFDEMEVLKSKLEKIKN; this is translated from the coding sequence ATGAAAAAGCTAATTTTACTTATTTCTTTCATTCTTTTTAGCTTTACATCATTTGCAGTAAAAATTGAGAATAATGAAATTGTTGATAAATATGGAAATAAGATTGAAGCTAGAGAATATAAAAGAATCATAGTAACAGATCCTGGTGTAATAGAAATATTATTTAAAATAGGAGGAGAAAAATCTATAGTTGCTATAGGAAAGACTACTAAAAGTAAGATTTATCCTTACGAAAAAGTTGAAAAACTTCAAAGTATAGGAAGTATTAGTAATTTAAATTTAGAAAAAATAGTTGAATACAAACCTGATTTAGTTGTAGTTAGTTCTATGATGCTAAAAAATGTTGAGTCTATAAAAAAATTAGGTTATAAAGTTATTGTTTCTAATGCTTCTAATTTAAATGAAATATTAGAGTTAATCTCTGTTGTTGGAGTTATTTCAGGTAGAAAAAATGAAGCTGAAGATTTAAGAAAAGTTTCTTCTTTAAAACTAGAAAAAATTATTAAAGAAAATCATAAAAAATCTTCTAACTTAAAAGGAGCTATTTTATTTTCAACTTCGCCTATGACAGCTTTTTCTGATGATTCTTTACCTGGAGATGTACTTAAACATTTAGGTGTCACTAATATTGCGTCTAATGTCCCTGGTCAAAGACCTATATTATCTCCAGAATATATTTTGAAAGAAAATCCAGATTTTTTAGCTGGTGCTATGAGCTTAGATAGTCCTCAACAAATTATTGAGGCTTCTAATGTTATTGCTAAAACAAAAGCAGGAAAAAACAAAAATATTTTTATCTTAGATTCATCTCTTATGTTAAGAAGTTCTTATAGAATTTTTGATGAAATGGAAGTTTTAAAATCTAAGTTAGAAAAAATAAAGAATTAA